From the genome of Geminocystis herdmanii PCC 6308, one region includes:
- a CDS encoding IS200/IS605 family accessory protein TnpB-related protein: protein MIFGGKKLWYAQFNLKENGYSSHQEWLKDWQKCRSSQFTLVGSKDEKNGNQNCQLLANGTLKIRVPSCYESIFGKYYLIENVKFSYGQSDVEYALNNAQALTFRFVKKDEKWYIFCSFDLPETPTISDNKNGMLGIDLNPNIIGWSYVDHDGNLKAKGQIKINVRDKNTNQTKAIIGDAVKKLVKLAYQYECPISVENLDFERKKATMKEEGVKYSRMLSNFAYSCFLDMLNSCAFKHGIEVIKVNPAFSSLIGLTKFMRLYGLSSDTAAGLVLARRALRKKEGIPTSYARLVQVDSSRHVWSFWNALSKKLKSVKRHSFFNSVSNREVEVKLLDELHSDRFNGKSQDTFITRRDSLSRVVNNSVRLTQKW from the coding sequence ATGATATTCGGGGGTAAAAAACTATGGTATGCTCAATTTAATTTAAAGGAGAATGGTTATTCTAGTCACCAAGAATGGTTAAAAGACTGGCAAAAATGTCGTAGTTCACAATTTACTTTAGTGGGTTCAAAAGATGAAAAGAATGGTAATCAAAATTGTCAATTATTAGCTAATGGTACTTTAAAAATAAGAGTACCATCTTGTTATGAGTCCATTTTTGGGAAGTATTATCTAATCGAAAATGTCAAGTTTAGCTATGGACAAAGTGATGTAGAATACGCTTTAAATAATGCACAAGCATTAACTTTTAGATTTGTCAAAAAAGATGAAAAATGGTATATATTTTGTAGTTTTGATTTGCCTGAAACTCCCACTATATCTGATAATAAAAATGGAATGTTAGGGATAGATTTAAACCCAAATATTATCGGTTGGAGTTATGTTGATCATGATGGAAATTTAAAGGCAAAAGGACAAATTAAAATCAATGTTCGAGATAAAAATACTAATCAAACAAAAGCAATTATAGGCGATGCAGTCAAGAAATTAGTAAAATTAGCTTATCAATATGAGTGTCCAATTAGTGTAGAAAATTTAGATTTTGAACGAAAAAAAGCAACAATGAAGGAAGAAGGAGTTAAATATTCTCGAATGTTATCAAACTTTGCTTATAGTTGTTTTTTAGATATGTTAAATAGTTGTGCTTTTAAACATGGAATTGAAGTAATAAAAGTTAATCCTGCCTTTTCAAGTTTAATCGGATTAACAAAATTTATGAGACTTTATGGTTTGTCGAGCGATACAGCAGCCGGGTTGGTATTGGCAAGACGGGCATTAAGAAAAAAAGAGGGTATTCCAACCAGTTACGCCCGATTAGTTCAAGTTGATTCTAGTCGGCACGTCTGGAGTTTTTGGAATGCTCTGTCGAAGAAACTCAAAAGCGTAAAACGTCATAGTTTCTTCAATAGTGTCTCTAACAGAGAAGTAGAGGTCAAGCTATTAGATGAGTTACATAGTGACAGGTTTAATGGCAAGTCGCAAGACACTTTTATTACAAGGCGAGATTCCTTGTCACGAGTCGTTAACAATTCTGTTCGGTTAACGCAAAAATGGTAG
- a CDS encoding type II toxin-antitoxin system RelE/ParE family toxin gives MSNNTPFYIELTPRFKKDLRELAKRYHSIRKDIQPLIDRLQTGEIIGDRITGVKYNVFKVRLKNSNIQKGKSGGYRVIYYVKTETSIILATIYSKSDLADISNQMIEDIIKKYEYE, from the coding sequence ATGTCGAATAATACTCCATTCTATATTGAACTGACACCACGCTTTAAAAAGGATTTACGAGAACTTGCTAAACGCTATCATTCAATTAGAAAAGATATTCAACCCTTAATCGATCGATTACAAACAGGTGAAATTATAGGCGATCGAATAACAGGTGTTAAATATAATGTTTTTAAAGTTCGTCTTAAAAATAGTAATATTCAAAAAGGTAAAAGTGGAGGTTATCGAGTTATTTATTATGTTAAAACAGAAACATCAATTATTTTAGCAACAATTTATTCAAAATCTGATTTAGCAGATATTAGTAATCAAATGATTGAAGATATTATTAAAAAGTACGAATATGAATAA
- a CDS encoding glycosyltransferase family 2 protein produces the protein MVKKNQPELSLLIPCYNEAENLEILFSRLQSVLNPLNLDYEIVCINDGSKDDTLKLLIDYHDRDNRIKIINLSRNFGKEIAMSAGLDYTTGKAVIPIDADLQDPPELIIELLEKWREGFDMVYAVRKSRQGESWLKKKTADYFYSFIGKISTIPIPANTGDYRLLDEKVVKALRQLPEKNRFMKGLFSWVGYRQTAIYFERLPRHGGKSSFNYWKLWNFALDGITSFSSIPLKVWSYFGLIISLISIFYGLFLLLKTLIFGIDLPGYASTIVTILFLGGIQLITLGVIGEYIARIYEEVKGRPLYLIRETYGLLDRTPNQTQERE, from the coding sequence ATGGTGAAAAAAAATCAACCAGAATTATCTTTATTAATACCTTGTTATAACGAAGCAGAAAATTTAGAAATACTTTTTTCTCGTTTACAATCCGTGTTAAATCCTCTTAATTTAGATTATGAAATAGTTTGTATAAATGATGGAAGTAAAGATGACACTTTAAAACTTTTGATTGATTATCACGATCGAGATAACCGCATTAAAATTATTAATTTATCTCGTAATTTTGGCAAAGAAATTGCCATGAGTGCAGGATTAGATTATACCACAGGAAAAGCCGTAATTCCCATCGATGCCGATTTACAAGACCCACCAGAATTAATTATTGAGTTATTAGAAAAATGGCGAGAAGGTTTTGATATGGTTTACGCCGTGAGAAAATCTCGTCAAGGAGAATCATGGTTAAAGAAAAAAACTGCCGATTATTTCTATAGTTTTATCGGCAAAATTAGTACTATTCCTATTCCTGCAAATACGGGAGATTATCGTTTATTAGATGAAAAAGTAGTTAAAGCATTAAGACAATTACCCGAAAAAAATCGCTTTATGAAAGGCTTATTTTCATGGGTAGGTTATCGACAAACTGCGATATATTTTGAAAGACTACCAAGACATGGAGGAAAAAGTAGTTTTAACTATTGGAAATTGTGGAATTTTGCCTTAGATGGTATCACTTCTTTTAGTTCAATTCCCCTCAAAGTTTGGAGTTATTTTGGCTTAATTATCTCTTTAATTTCTATTTTTTATGGTTTATTTTTATTATTAAAAACTCTCATTTTTGGGATTGATTTACCCGGTTACGCTTCCACTATTGTGACGATATTATTCTTAGGCGGTATTCAATTAATAACCTTAGGAGTTATTGGGGAATATATTGCTAGAATTTATGAAGAAGTCAAAGGAAGACCACTATATCTTATCAGAGAAACCTATGGTTTGCTCGATCGAACTCCCAATCAAACGCAGGAAAGAGAATAA
- the cbiB gene encoding adenosylcobinamide-phosphate synthase CbiB, producing the protein MDIIWLASILDYLIGDPSTWIHPVQVMGWIIQRYHDFVIDRISSKLGRKIAGIILSLALIIGSGGITWLLIDLVSRFNYYGGVILQVVLLASCFAGRSLRHAAEDVLLYLQQDDLSQARYRLSFYVGRDTDNLSKEDILRAILETVAENTVDGVTAPLFYSLMGVFFPVIGCVPFAIAYKASSTLDSMIGYKKEPYTDIGWFSAKLEDYLTWLPCRLTVLTLAIISGHPLKYITECREYATQDPSPNSGWSEAIYALILKVQLGGENTYKGETKFKPLLGKPEQKIDENSIEQALSLTRKCFLLWLFTLTLLKQVLFGLTTL; encoded by the coding sequence TTGGATATTATTTGGTTAGCATCTATTTTAGATTATCTCATCGGTGATCCCTCGACATGGATTCATCCTGTACAGGTTATGGGATGGATTATTCAACGCTACCATGATTTTGTGATCGATCGAATTTCGAGTAAATTAGGGCGTAAAATAGCTGGAATTATCCTCAGTTTAGCATTGATTATTGGTAGCGGTGGCATAACTTGGTTGCTGATTGATCTCGTTAGTCGCTTTAATTATTATGGTGGAGTCATCCTTCAAGTTGTCTTGTTAGCCAGTTGTTTCGCAGGTAGAAGTCTTCGTCATGCCGCCGAAGATGTATTGTTATATCTCCAACAAGATGATTTATCCCAAGCCCGTTATCGTTTAAGTTTTTATGTCGGTAGAGATACGGATAACTTATCAAAAGAAGATATTTTACGAGCTATTTTAGAAACCGTTGCCGAAAATACCGTTGATGGAGTCACCGCCCCCCTCTTCTATAGTTTGATGGGGGTTTTTTTTCCTGTCATTGGTTGTGTTCCCTTTGCGATCGCCTATAAAGCATCAAGTACCTTAGATTCCATGATTGGATACAAAAAAGAGCCTTATACTGATATAGGTTGGTTTAGTGCGAAATTAGAAGATTATTTAACATGGTTGCCTTGTCGTCTAACTGTCTTAACTTTAGCAATTATATCAGGACACCCCCTTAAATACATTACTGAATGTAGAGAATATGCTACTCAAGACCCTAGCCCTAATTCGGGATGGAGTGAAGCGATTTACGCCTTAATCTTAAAAGTGCAGTTAGGGGGTGAAAATACCTATAAAGGAGAAACAAAATTCAAACCCTTGTTAGGCAAACCAGAGCAAAAAATTGATGAAAATTCGATCGAACAAGCCTTATCATTAACTAGAAAATGTTTTTTATTATGGTTATTTACTCTTACTTTGTTAAAACAGGTTTTATTTGGGTTAACAACATTATAA
- a CDS encoding VOC family protein — translation MIDRVIFHLAIPVTNIAEAKKFYGDILGSKIGRENQNAVIFDFYGHQLVGHITKEILTPPTNIYPRHFGLIFTQESDWDTLLNRCNHHNLDLYQQPKLRFKNELTEHKTFFLQDTFYNILEFKFYRHYEAIFGANHIISIGDR, via the coding sequence ATGATCGATCGAGTTATTTTCCATTTAGCCATACCCGTTACTAATATTGCCGAAGCAAAAAAATTTTATGGTGATATATTAGGTTCAAAAATTGGTAGAGAAAATCAAAACGCAGTAATTTTTGATTTTTATGGACATCAATTAGTTGGACATATAACCAAAGAAATTTTAACACCTCCTACTAATATTTATCCTCGTCATTTTGGTTTAATTTTCACTCAAGAATCCGATTGGGATACTTTATTAAATCGCTGTAATCATCACAATTTAGACTTATATCAACAACCTAAATTAAGATTTAAAAATGAATTAACAGAACATAAAACCTTCTTTTTACAAGATACCTTTTATAATATTCTGGAGTTTAAATTTTATCGTCATTATGAGGCTATTTTTGGAGCTAATCATATTATATCCATCGGCGATCGATAA
- a CDS encoding cell division protein SepF, with amino-acid sequence MSNFLGKLKDIIGGGQQDYQYYEEEMETMATEDLPKENIIVDSAVESPPETSPPVQSSPSSRRRQREKSSLKMEMPSSSYMDNSMSSVLPNNVIGMPGVSNAVNEVVIIEPHSFDEIPQVIQTLREQRCVLLNLNVMEPDEAQRAVDFVAGGTYAIDGHQERIGESIFLFTPRNVKVSTVSGSTYQVREPVMSNTTISNSFSDPLWNDDTVGMTSNIAQ; translated from the coding sequence GTGAGCAATTTTTTAGGCAAATTGAAGGATATTATTGGTGGAGGACAACAGGACTATCAATATTACGAGGAAGAAATGGAAACTATGGCGACGGAGGATTTACCGAAGGAAAACATCATAGTTGATTCCGCCGTAGAATCTCCTCCTGAAACCTCCCCCCCAGTACAATCTTCCCCCTCTTCCCGTCGTCGTCAACGGGAAAAATCTTCTCTCAAAATGGAAATGCCTTCATCTTCTTATATGGATAATAGTATGTCAAGTGTCTTACCTAATAACGTTATCGGAATGCCAGGAGTTAGTAACGCCGTGAATGAAGTAGTAATAATCGAGCCCCATTCTTTCGATGAAATTCCTCAAGTTATTCAGACTTTACGGGAACAAAGATGTGTACTCTTAAATTTGAATGTCATGGAACCTGACGAAGCACAAAGAGCAGTAGATTTTGTCGCTGGTGGCACTTACGCCATTGACGGACATCAAGAGAGAATCGGCGAAAGCATCTTTTTATTCACTCCTCGAAATGTTAAAGTCAGCACCGTGTCTGGTAGTACCTATCAAGTTAGAGAACCAGTAATGAGCAACACAACAATAAGTAACTCATTTTCCGATCCCCTGTGGAATGATGATACAGTCGGTATGACTAGCAATATTGCCCAATAA
- the proC gene encoding pyrroline-5-carboxylate reductase, with protein sequence MVFKLGVIGGGVMAEAIISRLLKEKIYSSSSIIVSDPQISRRQFWHDQYSVTTTEDNQHILDNCEILLLAIKPQIFENVVSSLNLNLHEKPLVLSILAGVSLEKLAHHFPEYPIVRVMPNTPAIVGEAMTAISPNEKVTSLQLDLTLSLFHSIGSVIQIQESLMDAVTGLSGSGPAFVALMIEALADGGVASGLPRSIALELATQTVLGTAQLVKHKNLHPAILKDQVTSPGGTTIAGVAQLEKNGFRHAVISAVTTAYKRSQELGSK encoded by the coding sequence ATTGTGTTTAAATTAGGTGTTATTGGCGGTGGAGTAATGGCAGAAGCTATTATTTCCCGTCTTCTGAAAGAAAAGATTTATTCCTCAAGTAGCATTATTGTCAGTGATCCTCAGATAAGTCGTCGTCAATTTTGGCATGATCAATATTCTGTGACTACCACTGAAGATAATCAACATATTTTAGATAATTGTGAAATATTATTGTTAGCTATTAAGCCTCAGATTTTTGAAAATGTAGTTTCTAGCTTAAACTTAAATCTCCATGAAAAACCCTTAGTTTTATCTATTTTAGCAGGGGTTTCTCTGGAAAAATTAGCCCATCATTTTCCTGAATACCCCATTGTACGGGTGATGCCTAATACCCCTGCCATCGTGGGAGAAGCCATGACGGCAATTTCTCCTAACGAAAAAGTAACATCACTTCAGCTAGATTTAACCTTATCCCTTTTTCATAGCATCGGTTCGGTTATTCAAATACAAGAGTCTTTAATGGATGCCGTGACAGGGTTATCGGGTTCGGGTCCTGCTTTTGTCGCCTTGATGATTGAGGCTTTAGCGGATGGGGGGGTGGCTTCTGGTTTACCTCGATCGATCGCCCTAGAATTGGCTACTCAAACAGTTTTAGGTACAGCGCAATTAGTTAAACACAAAAATTTACATCCTGCTATTTTGAAAGATCAAGTTACAAGTCCGGGGGGGACAACCATCGCTGGAGTTGCTCAATTAGAAAAAAATGGTTTTCGTCATGCCGTAATTTCTGCCGTTACTACCGCCTATAAACGTTCTCAAGAATTAGGCAGTAAGTGA
- the brnA gene encoding type II toxin-antitoxin system BrnA family antitoxin, with protein MKAEEFDHKFEQGEDIIPYLDLSQAKRPLRHKKPHLNIELPLWMIEQLNQQAQQQGINTDTLVKTYLLQHLTSIE; from the coding sequence ATGAAAGCTGAAGAATTTGATCATAAATTTGAGCAAGGAGAAGATATAATTCCTTACTTAGATTTAAGCCAAGCTAAACGCCCTTTAAGACATAAAAAACCACACCTAAATATTGAACTTCCCTTGTGGATGATTGAACAATTAAACCAACAGGCACAACAACAGGGCATTAATACTGATACCCTAGTCAAAACTTACTTATTACAACATTTAACATCGATCGAGTAA
- a CDS encoding CAP domain-containing protein, which produces MIAREPTSIDQLMLELINRARENPQLEADRLLNGLLNEGVPSNNLISNDPKQPLAFNVFLNQSAYDHSEWMLDNDIFSHTGVNNSSSKERMTIAGYEFVTPWMSGENIAWKGTTNSLDFEQFAVDNYDNLFVDRNYPNRGHRVTILKDDFQEIGIASVEGEFSVNNINYNAVMTTQNFAVSNSNKEGAFLTGVVYDDAVIDDDFYSIGEGIGNVTILAQNVDTGTQYQTQTWETGGYSLSLPSGNYSVNFIGDFGEDFENNITSQMVSIDTRNVKLDFITDDNYFYLNENNSIIEEEIDPVDPIDDNENNITEDSLLNQPIYRFQNNNISGTYLYAGEIEKASIETNYPNFELEGFAFYTSLSPDDSLIPIYRFHNQNINGSYLYVGEEEKVSIEANYPNFELEGLAFYVYPVSSSQGDLVSRFQNNNVSGTYLFTGEEEKNSILQNYPNFTLEGEAFRVIY; this is translated from the coding sequence ATGATAGCAAGAGAACCAACGTCGATCGATCAATTGATGCTAGAATTAATTAATCGTGCTAGAGAAAATCCTCAGTTAGAAGCCGATCGTTTGCTCAATGGGTTGTTAAATGAAGGTGTACCCAGTAATAATCTTATCTCCAATGATCCAAAACAGCCTTTAGCTTTTAATGTTTTCTTAAATCAATCCGCCTATGATCATAGTGAGTGGATGTTAGATAATGATATTTTTAGTCATACTGGGGTAAATAATAGCTCATCTAAGGAGAGAATGACCATCGCAGGTTATGAATTTGTAACTCCTTGGATGAGTGGTGAAAATATTGCATGGAAGGGTACAACTAATTCCCTTGATTTTGAGCAGTTTGCCGTAGATAATTATGATAACTTATTTGTCGATCGAAACTACCCAAATCGAGGGCATCGAGTCACGATTCTCAAGGATGATTTTCAGGAAATTGGCATTGCTTCGGTGGAAGGAGAATTTTCTGTCAATAACATTAATTATAATGCCGTGATGACGACTCAAAATTTTGCGGTGTCTAACTCTAATAAGGAGGGTGCTTTTTTAACGGGGGTTGTTTATGATGATGCCGTTATCGATGATGATTTTTATAGTATTGGTGAGGGTATTGGCAATGTTACGATATTAGCTCAAAATGTGGATACGGGTACTCAATATCAAACTCAAACTTGGGAAACGGGGGGTTATTCTTTATCTCTACCATCAGGGAATTATTCAGTAAATTTTATAGGAGATTTTGGCGAAGATTTTGAAAATAATATCACTTCTCAAATGGTTTCGATCGACACCCGTAATGTTAAATTAGATTTTATTACCGATGATAATTACTTTTATTTGAATGAAAATAATAGCATTATTGAGGAAGAAATTGATCCCGTTGATCCTATAGATGATAATGAGAATAATATCACAGAAGATTCTCTCTTAAATCAACCAATTTATCGTTTTCAAAACAACAATATTAGCGGTACTTATTTATACGCTGGAGAAATAGAAAAAGCTAGTATTGAAACGAATTATCCTAACTTTGAATTGGAAGGATTCGCATTTTATACAAGTTTATCTCCTGATGATAGTTTAATACCAATTTATCGTTTTCACAATCAAAATATTAACGGTAGTTATCTCTATGTAGGGGAAGAAGAAAAAGTTAGTATTGAAGCAAATTATCCGAACTTTGAGTTAGAAGGATTGGCATTTTATGTTTATCCTGTGAGTAGTAGTCAAGGAGATTTAGTCAGTCGTTTTCAAAATAATAATGTATCAGGTACTTATTTATTTACAGGGGAAGAAGAAAAAAATAGCATTTTACAAAACTATCCTAATTTCACCTTAGAAGGGGAGGCTTTTCGAGTTATATATTAG
- a CDS encoding IS607 family transposase, with the protein MSNFLSIKSASDLLGVSTKTLRRWEKEGKITSTRTEGGHRRYDISTLLKNKSDNSLTIGYARVSSYDQKDDLNRQIIVLESYSSSHGWDFEIIQDLGSGMNYKKKGLIRLIKLICSYQVDRLIITHKDRLLRFGSDLIFSLCEIFGTEVIIINRSEDSSFEEDLAKDVLEIITVFSARLYGSRSHKNKQIVEQLKEVAKNLE; encoded by the coding sequence ATGTCCAATTTTTTATCGATAAAATCGGCATCTGATTTATTGGGAGTATCCACAAAGACTTTGCGTAGGTGGGAAAAAGAGGGGAAAATAACCTCTACTCGTACAGAAGGTGGACATAGACGATATGATATTTCTACTTTACTCAAAAATAAATCGGATAATTCCTTAACAATTGGTTATGCCAGAGTTTCTAGTTATGACCAAAAAGATGACTTAAATCGTCAAATAATAGTATTAGAATCTTATTCTTCTAGTCATGGTTGGGATTTTGAAATAATCCAAGATTTAGGCTCAGGTATGAACTATAAAAAGAAAGGATTAATTAGGTTAATTAAATTAATTTGTTCTTATCAAGTTGACCGATTAATTATTACTCATAAAGATAGATTATTACGATTTGGTTCTGATTTAATCTTTTCTTTATGTGAAATATTTGGCACAGAAGTTATAATTATTAACAGAAGTGAAGATTCTAGTTTTGAGGAAGATTTAGCCAAAGATGTACTAGAAATAATTACAGTATTCTCAGCAAGATTATATGGTAGTAGAAGTCATAAAAACAAACAAATCGTAGAACAATTAAAAGAGGTAGCAAAAAATCTTGAGTAA
- the tkt gene encoding transketolase, translating into MVVATQSIQELCVNAIRFLSIDGVEKAKSGHPGLPMGAAPMSFVLWDQFMRFNPKNPQWINRDRFVLSAGHGSMLQYSLLHLFGYDSVTIDDLKQFRQWKSKTPGHPENFVTAGIEVTTGPLGQGIANGVGLALAEAHLGAKYNKPDATLIDHYTYVILGDGCNMEGISGEAASLAGHWGLGKLIALYDDNHISIDGSTDIAFTEDVSKRFEAYGWHVLHVENGNTDLDAIAAAIAEAKSVTDKPTMIKVTTTIGYGSPKKANTAGVHGAALGGDEVEATRKNLGWNYEPFVVPQEAYDYFNKAIERGASLEAEWNQTLATYKTKYPTEAKEFETITSGVLPENWADCLPSYTPEDAPLASRKHSENCLNAISKVLPQLIGGSADLTHSNLTQLKISGDFQKGAYENRNVHFGVREHAMGAICNAISLHNTGLIPYGATFLVFSDYMRNSIRLSALSEAQVIWVMTHDSIALGEDGPTHQPVEHVASLRLIPDLLVFRPADGNETSGAYKVAIETKKKSSLMALTRQNLPNLAGSSIDAVAKGGYVAACGFAPNELDLILIGTGSEVGLCIDAAEKLKAEGLKVRVVSMPCVELFDLQSDEYKESVLPKAIKKRVSVEAGVTFGWERFVGDEGACIGINTYGASAPGNVVMEKFGFTVDNVVATAKKILG; encoded by the coding sequence ATGGTGGTTGCAACCCAATCAATTCAAGAACTCTGCGTCAATGCGATTCGTTTCCTTTCCATTGACGGCGTAGAAAAAGCAAAATCTGGACACCCCGGTTTACCTATGGGCGCAGCACCCATGTCTTTTGTACTCTGGGATCAATTTATGCGTTTCAATCCCAAGAATCCCCAGTGGATAAACAGAGACAGATTTGTGTTATCCGCAGGTCATGGTTCTATGCTTCAATATTCTTTATTACATTTATTTGGCTATGATAGCGTTACTATTGATGATTTAAAACAATTCCGTCAGTGGAAATCTAAAACCCCCGGACACCCCGAAAACTTCGTTACTGCTGGTATTGAAGTTACAACTGGTCCTCTCGGACAAGGTATCGCTAATGGTGTTGGTTTAGCTTTAGCTGAGGCTCATTTAGGAGCAAAATATAACAAGCCTGATGCGACTTTAATTGATCATTACACCTATGTTATTTTGGGTGATGGTTGCAACATGGAAGGTATTTCTGGGGAAGCTGCTTCTTTAGCTGGGCATTGGGGTTTAGGCAAACTCATTGCTTTATATGATGATAACCATATTTCGATCGACGGTAGCACTGATATTGCTTTTACTGAAGATGTATCAAAACGTTTTGAGGCTTACGGTTGGCACGTTCTCCATGTAGAAAATGGAAATACTGATTTAGATGCGATCGCTGCTGCCATTGCTGAAGCTAAATCTGTTACGGATAAACCTACCATGATCAAAGTTACCACAACCATCGGTTATGGTTCACCCAAAAAAGCAAACACCGCAGGAGTCCATGGTGCGGCTTTAGGTGGTGATGAAGTGGAAGCAACCCGTAAAAACTTAGGTTGGAACTACGAGCCTTTTGTTGTACCTCAAGAAGCCTATGATTACTTTAACAAAGCGATCGAACGGGGTGCAAGTTTAGAAGCAGAATGGAATCAAACCCTTGCTACTTACAAAACTAAGTATCCTACGGAAGCTAAAGAATTTGAAACCATCACTTCTGGGGTACTTCCTGAAAATTGGGCGGATTGCTTACCTTCCTACACTCCCGAAGATGCACCTTTAGCAAGTCGTAAACATTCGGAAAATTGCTTAAATGCTATTTCTAAAGTATTACCTCAGTTAATTGGTGGTTCGGCGGATTTAACCCACTCTAACCTAACTCAGTTAAAAATTTCTGGGGATTTCCAAAAAGGTGCTTACGAAAATCGTAACGTTCACTTCGGGGTAAGAGAACACGCTATGGGTGCGATTTGTAACGCTATTTCTCTCCATAACACTGGTTTAATTCCCTACGGTGCAACCTTCTTAGTTTTCTCTGACTACATGAGAAACTCTATCCGTCTTTCTGCTCTTTCTGAAGCCCAAGTTATCTGGGTAATGACTCATGATTCGATCGCGCTGGGAGAAGATGGACCCACTCACCAACCCGTGGAGCACGTTGCCTCCTTACGTTTAATCCCTGATTTACTCGTATTCCGTCCCGCCGATGGTAATGAAACCTCTGGAGCTTACAAAGTTGCGATCGAAACCAAGAAAAAATCTTCCCTCATGGCGTTAACCCGTCAAAACCTACCTAACTTAGCAGGTTCATCCATTGACGCAGTAGCCAAAGGCGGTTATGTAGCGGCCTGTGGATTTGCGCCTAACGAACTAGACTTAATCTTAATTGGTACAGGTAGCGAAGTAGGATTATGTATTGATGCGGCGGAAAAACTCAAAGCCGAAGGCTTAAAAGTGCGTGTGGTTTCCATGCCTTGTGTGGAATTATTCGACTTACAAAGTGATGAATACAAAGAATCTGTATTACCTAAAGCCATCAAAAAACGTGTTTCCGTAGAAGCTGGAGTTACCTTTGGTTGGGAGCGTTTTGTGGGTGACGAAGGCGCTTGTATTGGTATTAATACCTATGGTGCATCTGCACCGGGTAACGTCGTTATGGAGAAATTCGGTTTTACCGTTGATAACGTAGTAGCGACTGCTAAGAAAATTCTCGGCTAA
- a CDS encoding SemiSWEET transporter, protein MELVTIIGLMAGSLTTISFLPQVIKTWRSKSAKDISLSMFLSFCVGVLLWIIYGLLLGELPIIIANFITLILAGTILFFKFKYPE, encoded by the coding sequence ATGGAATTAGTAACAATAATTGGCTTAATGGCTGGTAGTTTAACTACTATTTCTTTTTTACCCCAAGTAATTAAAACATGGCGATCGAAATCAGCAAAAGATATATCATTATCGATGTTTTTAAGTTTTTGTGTAGGGGTTTTACTGTGGATAATTTACGGATTATTATTAGGAGAATTACCAATAATTATTGCTAACTTTATTACTTTGATTTTGGCTGGAACTATCTTATTTTTTAAGTTTAAATATCCTGAATAA
- a CDS encoding type II toxin-antitoxin system RelN family antitoxin: MKAIETTATINEKGELNLDNTLKINKPQRVRIIVLMSEEEDLDYYDTPLNIIQEGIEEGLHQAFTAQTIPLEKMWEGIDVE, translated from the coding sequence ATGAAAGCGATCGAAACTACCGCAACTATTAACGAAAAAGGAGAATTGAATTTAGATAATACTTTAAAAATCAATAAACCTCAACGAGTTCGTATTATAGTTTTAATGTCTGAAGAAGAAGATTTAGATTATTATGATACTCCTCTCAATATAATTCAAGAAGGCATTGAGGAAGGATTACATCAAGCATTTACAGCGCAAACTATTCCTCTCGAAAAAATGTGGGAAGGTATTGATGTCGAATAA